A portion of the Clostridium gelidum genome contains these proteins:
- the rplN gene encoding 50S ribosomal protein L14 — translation MIQQQTKLKVADNSGAKEIMCIRVLGGSKRKFGNIGDVIVASVKSATPGGVVKKGEVVKAVVVRSVKGVRRADGSYIKFDENAAVIIKDDKQPKGTRIFGPVARELRDKEFNKILSLAPEVL, via the coding sequence CAAATTAAAAGTTGCAGATAATTCAGGTGCAAAAGAAATTATGTGTATAAGAGTCTTAGGCGGATCTAAAAGAAAATTTGGTAATATCGGTGACGTTATAGTAGCGAGCGTTAAAAGTGCAACACCAGGTGGAGTTGTTAAAAAAGGTGAAGTTGTAAAGGCAGTTGTAGTTAGATCAGTAAAAGGTGTAAGAAGAGCCGATGGTTCATATATTAAATTTGATGAAAATGCAGCAGTTATAATCAAAGATGATAAACAACCAAAAGGAACTCGTATCTTTGGACCTGTTGCTAGGGAGCTAAGAGATAAAGAATTTAACAAAATTTTATCATTAGCACCAGAAGTTCTATAA